A genome region from Streptomyces pratensis includes the following:
- a CDS encoding acyl-CoA dehydrogenase family protein: MSDRAPQPVERRLPTEESRQLVELVRDIVSKEIAPRAAEEEEAGSFPRPVFTLLSEAGLLGLPYDSAHGGGDQPYEVYLQVLEELAAARLTVGLGVSVHSLACHALAGYGTEEQRAAHLPSMLAGGLLGAYCLSEPASGSDAASLRTKAVKDGEDWVLTGTKAWITHGGIADFYTVLARTGQEGPRGITAFLVPGDAEGLDAALPEKKMGMKGSPTAQLHFDGVRISGDRRIGDEGQGFAIALSALDSGRLGIAACAVGVAQAALDEAVGYATDRRQFGRPVADFQGLRFMLADMATRIEAGRALYLEAARLRDAGLPFSRQAAMAKLFCTDAAMQVTTDAVQVLGGYGYTLDFPVERLMREAKVLQIVEGTNQIQRMVIARHLAGPETR; encoded by the coding sequence ATGTCCGACCGTGCCCCGCAGCCGGTGGAACGCCGTCTGCCCACCGAGGAGTCCCGGCAGCTCGTCGAGCTCGTACGCGACATCGTGTCGAAGGAGATCGCTCCCCGGGCGGCGGAGGAGGAGGAAGCGGGCTCCTTCCCGCGTCCGGTCTTCACCCTGCTGTCCGAAGCCGGTCTGCTCGGACTGCCGTACGACTCCGCACACGGTGGCGGTGACCAGCCGTACGAGGTCTATCTCCAGGTCCTCGAAGAGCTCGCGGCCGCCCGGCTCACCGTCGGCCTCGGCGTGAGCGTCCATTCGCTGGCCTGCCACGCACTCGCGGGATACGGCACAGAGGAGCAGCGGGCCGCGCATCTCCCCTCGATGCTCGCAGGCGGCCTGCTCGGCGCCTACTGCCTCTCCGAACCGGCCTCGGGCTCCGACGCCGCCTCGCTCCGCACCAAGGCCGTGAAGGACGGTGAGGACTGGGTCCTCACCGGGACCAAGGCATGGATCACACACGGCGGCATCGCCGACTTCTACACGGTGCTGGCCCGCACCGGGCAGGAGGGCCCGCGCGGTATCACCGCCTTCCTCGTCCCCGGTGACGCCGAGGGCCTCGACGCGGCCCTGCCCGAGAAGAAGATGGGCATGAAGGGCTCGCCCACCGCCCAGCTGCACTTCGACGGCGTACGGATCTCCGGTGACCGCCGCATCGGTGACGAAGGGCAGGGCTTCGCCATCGCCCTGTCCGCGCTCGACTCGGGCCGGCTGGGAATCGCCGCCTGCGCCGTCGGCGTCGCACAGGCGGCCCTGGACGAGGCGGTCGGATACGCCACCGACCGGCGGCAGTTCGGACGGCCCGTCGCGGACTTCCAGGGGCTGCGCTTCATGCTCGCCGACATGGCCACCCGGATCGAGGCCGGCCGGGCGCTCTACCTGGAAGCGGCACGGCTCCGCGACGCCGGTCTGCCGTTCTCGCGGCAGGCGGCGATGGCGAAACTGTTCTGCACCGATGCGGCCATGCAGGTGACCACCGACGCGGTCCAGGTCCTCGGGGGGTACGGCTACACGCTCGACTTCCCGGTCGAGCGGCTGATGCGCGAGGCCAAGGTGCTCCAGATCGTCGAGGGCACCAATCAGATCCAGCGCATGGTCATCGCCCGTCACCTCGCGGGTCCCGAGACGCGCTGA
- a CDS encoding glycoside hydrolase family 18 protein gives MTGLHRPRARLRALAATLCTAALGAALLGVAGTSSAGAASAASDASAPTASEAAPTAAGGKVVGYFTNWGVYQRDYHVKNIETSGSADKLTHINYAFGNVQGGKCTIGDSYADYEKAYTADQSVDGVADTWDQELRGNFNQLRKLKKLHPDLKVIWSFGGWSWSGGFAEAAQNPAAFAESCYGLVEDPRWADVFDGIDIDWEYPNACGLTCDTSGRDAYGDLLSALRTKFGTGNLITSAITADGSDGGKIDAVDYAGAAQYLDWYNPMTYDFFGAFAAQGPTAPHSPLTSYPGIPTEGFNSDAAISKLKGLGVPAEKLLLGIGFYGRGWTGVTRSEPGGTATGAAPGTYEAGIEDYKVLKNSCPATGTVAGTAYAHCGSNWWSYDTPATIATKMDYKNQQGLGGTFFWELSGDTTDGELIRAIN, from the coding sequence ATGACCGGACTTCACCGTCCTCGCGCCCGCCTCCGGGCGCTCGCCGCCACCCTCTGCACGGCCGCACTCGGAGCCGCTCTCCTCGGCGTCGCCGGCACGTCGTCCGCGGGTGCGGCCTCAGCCGCTTCCGACGCCTCCGCACCGACCGCCAGCGAGGCCGCCCCCACGGCGGCCGGCGGCAAGGTGGTCGGATACTTCACCAACTGGGGTGTGTACCAGCGCGATTACCACGTCAAGAACATCGAGACGTCGGGCTCGGCGGACAAGCTGACACACATCAACTACGCCTTCGGCAACGTCCAGGGCGGCAAGTGCACGATCGGGGACAGCTACGCCGACTACGAGAAGGCCTACACGGCCGACCAGTCGGTGGACGGCGTCGCGGACACCTGGGACCAGGAACTGCGCGGCAACTTCAACCAGTTGCGCAAGCTGAAGAAGCTGCACCCCGATCTGAAGGTCATCTGGTCCTTCGGCGGCTGGAGTTGGTCCGGCGGCTTCGCCGAGGCCGCTCAGAACCCCGCCGCCTTCGCCGAGTCCTGCTACGGCCTGGTCGAGGACCCGCGCTGGGCTGATGTGTTCGACGGGATCGACATCGACTGGGAGTACCCGAACGCCTGCGGCCTGACCTGCGACACCAGTGGCCGCGACGCGTACGGCGACCTGCTGTCCGCGCTGCGGACGAAGTTCGGCACCGGCAATCTGATCACCTCGGCCATCACCGCGGACGGGTCCGACGGCGGCAAGATCGACGCGGTGGACTACGCGGGGGCGGCGCAGTACCTCGACTGGTACAACCCGATGACCTACGACTTCTTCGGCGCGTTCGCGGCGCAGGGTCCGACGGCTCCGCACTCACCGCTGACCTCCTACCCGGGCATCCCGACGGAGGGCTTCAACAGCGACGCGGCGATCTCCAAGCTCAAGGGACTGGGCGTCCCGGCGGAGAAGCTGCTGCTGGGCATCGGCTTCTACGGCCGTGGCTGGACCGGCGTGACCCGGTCCGAACCGGGCGGCACGGCGACCGGGGCGGCCCCGGGGACGTACGAGGCGGGCATCGAGGACTACAAGGTCCTGAAGAACAGCTGTCCCGCGACGGGCACCGTTGCCGGCACGGCGTACGCCCACTGCGGCAGCAACTGGTGGAGCTACGACACCCCGGCGACCATCGCCACGAAGATGGACTACAAGAACCAGCAGGGGCTGGGCGGCACCTTCTTCTGGGAGCTGAGCGGCGACACGACGGACGGTGAGCTCATCCGGGCCATCAACTAG
- a CDS encoding ATP-binding protein — MPGGRTSRTGRHGPHSCQFDVVDIAVELARGNRSGAAHTAASRRAAGRPFVGRTAELAQLDTVIDRLGRGSPAVVDVTGAAGIGKSRLVGELCLRARERGATVLRGRATEYEQHLPFQPFADAFADLDDRALRAAPELLHILSPTRDAPATGPSQVANRPAVDRFALHRSAAGLLAQLGEAGLVVALDDMHWADPASLELLDHLVRHPVPGPVVLVVAHRDRQTPSALTVALTRGLDTGAVARIGLKPLAEQECTEGLAPGLPRDRAAQLYTASEGNPLYFLALLQAHGEGAELSGVSAPASTGDSSGGLPTGLGSLLLNELTPLTPPQRRTLEVIAVLGDNATPPVTAATADRTEAELDDDLDALMRRDLVRVGTGGRLTLRHPVIRSLVHESTAERQRVRIHRRAAAELARAGAPAVEQAQHIERSVTAWDPRATAVLELAAEQTASTAPTSCAHWLEVVLRLLPDTAEHAPERRRLMLRRARALGVSGGLRESRELLHQVIGTSGPDEAGVRTSAVVLCALVERHLGRYPEAIALLRRELNRQPGPSLSDRVSIGLELGSSAPHNTPYPQVRGEIAQTLADARSRMDEPGEAGALALAAFGEAYEGADTAAGFAERAAALVDGLPDDDLTALCEPLARLGWSEAFLGRFADAERHADRGLVIARRSGQVYLLPLLLLCKAHVRIQTCRLPSARQLADEAEDIARGIGSSELLAFVLANKAQVLLVASVPGAPEALAVAEEAVACMGPSDNWRASMAWCMLGYAALTGGDPHRARDALLRAGGDDLNGLQPSMRPLFLELLVTAALFTGDVDSASAWAERAREEAGRLGLPVQRASAMRSAAQLSLHAGDPVTAAALLSEAAEECARCGAVYWEARSLLLAAPVLTAAGSPQRGAAAREKGLRLATTGGAHLLVGLAAMAQQPVPPVGSDAPQWLVSLTAREREVAELVAEGLTNQAIAERLFLSPRTVETHLSRVYRKTDVASRAALAALIARS; from the coding sequence ATGCCCGGCGGCCGTACTTCCCGTACCGGGCGCCACGGCCCCCACAGCTGTCAGTTCGACGTGGTAGACATTGCCGTGGAGTTGGCCAGAGGGAACAGATCGGGAGCGGCGCACACCGCCGCGTCGCGTCGCGCCGCCGGGAGACCGTTCGTCGGTCGCACGGCCGAACTCGCGCAGCTGGACACGGTGATCGACCGGCTGGGACGGGGAAGCCCGGCGGTCGTCGACGTCACCGGTGCGGCGGGAATAGGCAAGAGCCGACTGGTGGGGGAGTTATGCCTCCGTGCCCGCGAGCGCGGAGCTACGGTACTGCGCGGCCGGGCCACCGAGTACGAACAGCACCTCCCTTTCCAGCCGTTCGCCGACGCGTTCGCCGACCTGGACGACCGCGCCCTGCGTGCCGCGCCTGAACTGCTCCACATCCTCTCGCCGACTCGCGACGCGCCGGCCACCGGGCCTTCCCAGGTGGCGAACAGGCCCGCCGTCGACCGCTTCGCCCTCCACCGCTCGGCGGCGGGGCTGCTGGCGCAGCTCGGCGAGGCGGGTCTGGTGGTCGCGCTGGACGACATGCACTGGGCGGACCCGGCGTCGCTGGAGCTCCTGGACCACCTTGTCCGGCACCCCGTACCTGGCCCGGTCGTCCTCGTCGTCGCCCATCGCGACCGTCAGACCCCCTCCGCGCTCACCGTGGCGCTCACCCGAGGACTCGACACCGGCGCAGTGGCCCGGATCGGCCTGAAGCCGCTCGCGGAACAGGAATGCACCGAAGGACTCGCCCCCGGCCTGCCACGTGACAGGGCCGCACAGCTCTACACCGCCAGCGAGGGCAACCCCCTGTACTTCCTCGCCCTCCTGCAGGCCCACGGCGAGGGCGCCGAGCTCAGCGGCGTATCCGCCCCGGCCTCGACCGGGGACAGCTCCGGCGGGCTGCCGACCGGCCTCGGATCGCTGTTGCTGAACGAGCTGACGCCGCTCACCCCGCCGCAGCGCCGGACCCTGGAGGTGATCGCCGTGCTCGGCGACAACGCGACACCGCCGGTGACCGCCGCGACGGCGGACCGCACCGAAGCCGAGCTCGACGACGATCTGGACGCCCTGATGCGGCGCGACCTCGTGCGCGTCGGCACCGGCGGCCGGCTGACGCTACGACACCCGGTGATACGTTCCCTGGTCCATGAGTCCACTGCCGAGCGGCAGCGTGTCCGGATCCATCGGAGGGCGGCCGCCGAGCTGGCCCGCGCCGGTGCCCCCGCCGTCGAGCAGGCCCAGCACATCGAACGTTCGGTGACCGCCTGGGACCCCCGGGCGACAGCCGTACTGGAGCTGGCAGCCGAGCAGACCGCGTCGACCGCTCCGACGAGCTGCGCACACTGGCTGGAGGTCGTGCTCCGGCTCCTCCCCGACACCGCTGAGCACGCGCCGGAACGACGCCGGCTGATGCTGAGGCGCGCCCGTGCGCTCGGTGTCTCCGGCGGCCTGCGGGAGAGCAGGGAGCTGCTGCACCAGGTGATCGGCACGTCAGGTCCGGACGAGGCGGGCGTCAGGACGTCGGCGGTCGTGCTGTGCGCCCTGGTGGAGCGGCACCTCGGCAGGTATCCCGAGGCGATCGCCCTGCTGCGCCGAGAGCTGAACAGGCAGCCGGGGCCGTCGCTGTCCGACAGGGTGTCGATCGGGCTCGAACTGGGCTCCTCCGCACCGCACAACACCCCCTATCCGCAGGTACGGGGTGAGATCGCGCAGACCCTCGCGGACGCCCGTTCCCGCATGGACGAACCCGGTGAGGCGGGTGCCCTGGCGCTCGCCGCCTTCGGCGAGGCCTACGAGGGCGCGGACACCGCGGCCGGGTTCGCCGAGCGGGCCGCGGCGCTGGTGGACGGCCTGCCCGACGACGACCTCACAGCGCTGTGCGAGCCCCTGGCCAGACTCGGCTGGTCGGAGGCGTTCCTGGGCCGCTTCGCCGACGCCGAACGCCACGCCGACCGGGGACTCGTGATCGCCAGGCGCAGCGGGCAGGTGTACCTCCTGCCGCTTCTGTTGCTGTGCAAGGCACACGTCCGCATCCAGACGTGCCGACTGCCGTCGGCACGGCAGCTGGCCGATGAGGCGGAGGACATCGCTCGGGGAATCGGAAGCAGCGAGCTGCTCGCCTTCGTCCTGGCCAACAAGGCGCAGGTCCTGCTGGTCGCGTCCGTGCCCGGCGCCCCGGAGGCGCTGGCCGTCGCCGAGGAGGCGGTGGCCTGCATGGGGCCGAGCGACAACTGGCGTGCGTCCATGGCCTGGTGCATGCTCGGCTACGCCGCGCTCACGGGCGGTGACCCGCACCGTGCCAGGGACGCCCTCCTGCGGGCGGGCGGCGACGACCTGAACGGCCTGCAGCCTTCGATGCGTCCCCTGTTCCTGGAACTTCTCGTCACCGCGGCCCTGTTCACGGGCGACGTCGATTCCGCCTCCGCCTGGGCCGAGCGTGCGCGGGAGGAGGCCGGCCGGCTCGGCCTGCCCGTACAGCGCGCCTCCGCCATGCGGAGCGCGGCACAGCTCTCGCTGCACGCCGGAGACCCGGTCACGGCGGCGGCCCTGCTCTCCGAGGCTGCCGAGGAATGCGCACGGTGCGGTGCGGTCTACTGGGAGGCGCGCTCGCTTTTGCTCGCCGCCCCGGTCCTCACGGCTGCCGGGTCCCCGCAGCGCGGTGCGGCGGCGCGGGAGAAGGGCCTCCGGCTCGCCACGACCGGGGGCGCGCACCTGTTGGTCGGACTGGCGGCGATGGCGCAGCAGCCCGTACCTCCGGTGGGCTCCGATGCCCCGCAGTGGCTGGTCTCGTTGACAGCACGCGAACGGGAGGTCGCCGAGCTGGTCGCCGAGGGCCTCACCAACCAGGCGATCGCGGAGAGGCTCTTCCTCAGTCCGCGCACCGTCGAGACCCATCTCTCCCGCGTCTACCGCAAGACCGACGTCGCCTCACGTGCCGCCCTCGCCGCCCTGATAGCCCGCTCCTGA
- a CDS encoding hemolysin family protein, with the protein MSFPIAVLVTVLLLIGSGFFVAAEFALVAAKRHRMEKAVAEGQRGAKAALAGMRELSLMLAGAQLGITVCTLGLGSVSKPAISHELDPLLHKLGLPSALSYGVAFAVAMIVVVFLHMVLGEMAPKSWAIAHPERSAMVLSPPFRSVVKTVRPLIWVLNRMSNSLVRMCRVVPRDELTSVHNREQLTHLVEESERLGLISETDSDLLTRSLTEPETPVRELQIAAADISAVDGDADVEQILRLAADTDRTRLLVRLHGSVLGSLHARDVLVARAQGRTSRARELARPVPELTEDATVAEAIELLRRRRASIAVVRDASGQLTGMVSLDDLLARFLQPQGV; encoded by the coding sequence ATGAGTTTCCCGATCGCGGTTCTCGTCACCGTGCTGCTGCTGATCGGCAGCGGGTTCTTCGTCGCAGCCGAGTTCGCACTGGTCGCCGCCAAGCGGCACCGGATGGAGAAGGCCGTGGCCGAGGGGCAGCGCGGCGCCAAGGCGGCGCTGGCCGGTATGCGCGAGCTGTCCTTGATGCTGGCCGGCGCCCAGCTCGGCATCACGGTGTGCACGCTGGGCCTGGGGTCGGTGTCAAAGCCGGCGATCTCGCACGAGCTGGACCCGCTGCTGCACAAGCTGGGACTTCCCAGCGCGCTCAGTTACGGCGTCGCCTTCGCAGTGGCGATGATCGTGGTGGTGTTCCTGCACATGGTTCTCGGCGAGATGGCTCCCAAGTCCTGGGCCATCGCCCACCCCGAACGCTCCGCGATGGTTCTCTCCCCGCCCTTCCGGAGCGTGGTGAAGACCGTACGCCCGCTGATCTGGGTCCTGAACAGGATGAGCAACAGCCTGGTGCGGATGTGCCGGGTCGTCCCGCGCGACGAGCTGACCTCGGTCCACAACCGCGAGCAGCTGACCCACCTGGTGGAGGAGTCCGAGCGGCTCGGCCTGATCAGCGAGACCGACTCCGACCTGCTGACCCGCTCGCTGACCGAGCCGGAGACCCCGGTGCGGGAACTGCAGATCGCGGCAGCCGACATCTCCGCCGTCGACGGCGACGCGGACGTGGAACAGATCCTGCGGCTGGCTGCGGACACCGACCGCACCCGGCTGCTGGTCCGTCTGCACGGGAGTGTCCTCGGGTCGCTGCACGCACGTGACGTCCTCGTCGCACGCGCCCAGGGCCGGACGTCGCGCGCCCGTGAACTGGCCCGGCCCGTACCCGAGCTGACCGAGGACGCCACGGTCGCCGAGGCGATCGAGCTGCTGCGCAGGCGCCGGGCCTCGATCGCCGTCGTCCGGGACGCCTCGGGGCAGCTCACCGGCATGGTGAGCCTGGACGACCTGCTGGCCCGATTCCTGCAGCCCCAGGGCGTTTAG
- a CDS encoding alpha/beta hydrolase family esterase — protein sequence MNPPGVAGAESRFTVRRIRTLLVVLVSVVAAAMLAAAPARAETGFHEVPHFGSNPGNLRMFAYVPETARSGAPLVVLFHGCGGSAQNLDVNTGWRKYADAYGFTLVLPEQKDENVGSGGIVPHKCFSAWNPADRTHDGQGEARSVVQMVDFMKANHSADADRVYATGYSGGGAATNVMLAAHPEVFKAGAVFFGMAYGCADNEEDYFRTGSLAPCPGRYNLVAPEEWGDRIRSAHPGHTGERPRVQIWHGGSDLLINKKSLEKQRDGWTDVFGIPQTPSSTSRPAVGVTKQVYGGGQVETYLIDAMGHEAPVDPGTGIDRCGTAGQGHDSLCGPYYAARFFGLGG from the coding sequence ATGAATCCCCCAGGCGTGGCGGGCGCGGAATCCCGCTTCACAGTGCGCAGGATCAGGACTCTGCTGGTGGTACTCGTCTCGGTGGTGGCGGCGGCGATGCTCGCCGCCGCGCCGGCACGGGCGGAGACCGGCTTCCACGAGGTACCGCACTTCGGCAGCAATCCGGGCAACCTGAGGATGTTCGCGTACGTCCCGGAGACGGCGCGGTCCGGCGCCCCGCTCGTGGTCCTCTTCCACGGCTGCGGCGGCTCCGCCCAGAACCTCGACGTCAACACCGGCTGGCGCAAGTACGCCGACGCGTACGGCTTCACCCTCGTCCTCCCCGAGCAGAAGGACGAGAACGTCGGCTCCGGCGGCATCGTGCCGCACAAGTGCTTCAGCGCGTGGAACCCCGCCGACCGCACCCATGACGGCCAGGGCGAGGCCCGCTCGGTGGTCCAGATGGTCGACTTCATGAAGGCGAACCACTCCGCCGACGCCGACCGGGTCTACGCAACCGGATACTCCGGTGGCGGCGCGGCGACCAACGTGATGCTGGCGGCCCATCCCGAGGTGTTCAAGGCGGGCGCCGTCTTCTTCGGCATGGCGTACGGATGTGCCGACAACGAGGAGGACTACTTCCGCACCGGTTCGCTCGCCCCCTGCCCCGGCCGGTACAACCTCGTCGCCCCGGAGGAGTGGGGCGACAGGATCCGCAGCGCCCACCCAGGTCACACCGGCGAGCGGCCGCGTGTGCAGATCTGGCACGGCGGCTCCGACCTGCTGATCAACAAGAAGTCACTGGAGAAGCAACGCGACGGCTGGACGGACGTGTTCGGCATCCCGCAGACTCCGTCGTCCACCTCGCGCCCCGCCGTCGGCGTCACGAAGCAGGTGTACGGCGGCGGGCAGGTCGAGACGTATCTGATCGACGCGATGGGTCACGAGGCACCGGTCGACCCCGGTACGGGTATCGACCGGTGCGGCACCGCGGGCCAGGGCCACGACTCCCTCTGCGGTCCGTACTACGCGGCCCGGTTCTTCGGCCTGGGCGGCTGA
- a CDS encoding hemolysin family protein gives MSAAQAWLGVLSVFVLTAGTGYFVAQEFAYVSADRLALAREAEAGDRKAARALKVLGRLSFMLSGAQLGITVTGLVVGFIAEPSVSALLRPVLTGLGIPDGAVSGISVVLAFVLATVVQMVLGELAPKNLAIAVPERLAKALAGSTLAYLKVVGPLVRIFDGSANRLLRKVGIEPVEELHHGATLEELGHLIGESHEQGQLPRGTAELLDHALEFSERTLHEVMVPRADAVFVRKDATAAEAIGLIGKHGHSNYPVLGDHPDDVAGVLGVRELMGLPAGRLTDTAGAVARDALLLPDTLPLPGAVERMRERDDEFAVVLDEHGGVAGVVTYEDIAEELVGDIADESDRVTEVAVADGDGWIVAAGRRLDEVAETTGIELPAEEDYDTVAGLIIDRLGRFPAIGDRLTVELRDGTVAAIDVRALDRHVPERIRIERLAEKPEEQA, from the coding sequence ATGAGCGCCGCGCAGGCCTGGCTGGGGGTGCTGTCCGTGTTCGTGCTGACGGCCGGGACGGGCTACTTCGTCGCCCAGGAGTTCGCGTACGTCTCCGCCGACCGGCTCGCCCTCGCCCGTGAGGCCGAGGCAGGCGACAGGAAGGCCGCCCGCGCGCTGAAGGTGCTGGGGCGCTTGTCGTTCATGCTTTCGGGTGCGCAGCTGGGCATCACGGTGACCGGCCTGGTCGTCGGCTTCATCGCCGAACCGTCCGTCTCCGCGCTGCTCAGGCCCGTCCTGACCGGCCTCGGTATCCCCGACGGCGCCGTGAGCGGCATCTCCGTGGTGCTCGCCTTCGTCCTGGCCACCGTGGTGCAGATGGTGCTGGGTGAACTGGCCCCGAAGAACCTCGCGATCGCCGTCCCGGAGAGACTGGCGAAGGCGCTGGCCGGCTCCACACTGGCGTATCTCAAGGTCGTCGGCCCGCTGGTGCGGATCTTCGACGGTTCGGCGAACAGACTGCTGCGGAAGGTCGGCATCGAGCCCGTCGAGGAGCTTCACCACGGTGCCACGCTGGAGGAGCTCGGGCACCTGATCGGTGAGTCCCACGAGCAGGGGCAGCTGCCGCGCGGTACCGCGGAGCTGCTCGACCACGCCCTGGAGTTCTCGGAGCGGACCCTGCACGAGGTGATGGTGCCGCGCGCCGACGCCGTCTTCGTCCGCAAGGACGCCACCGCGGCCGAGGCGATCGGTCTGATCGGCAAGCACGGCCACTCCAACTACCCGGTGCTGGGCGACCACCCGGACGACGTCGCAGGCGTGCTGGGGGTGCGGGAGCTGATGGGGCTGCCCGCCGGGCGGCTCACCGACACCGCCGGTGCTGTGGCACGCGATGCGCTGCTGCTGCCGGACACCCTGCCGCTGCCGGGTGCCGTGGAACGGATGCGGGAGCGGGACGACGAGTTCGCCGTGGTCCTGGACGAGCACGGCGGCGTCGCCGGTGTCGTCACCTACGAGGACATCGCCGAGGAGCTCGTGGGTGACATCGCCGACGAGTCGGACAGGGTGACCGAGGTGGCTGTCGCGGACGGCGACGGATGGATCGTGGCCGCCGGACGCCGCCTGGACGAAGTGGCCGAGACCACCGGGATCGAGCTGCCCGCCGAGGAGGACTACGACACCGTGGCCGGCCTGATCATCGACCGGCTGGGACGCTTCCCGGCCATCGGCGACCGCCTCACCGTGGAGCTGCGTGACGGCACGGTCGCGGCGATCGACGTACGCGCCCTCGACCGGCACGTGCCGGAGCGCATCCGGATCGAGCGTCTGGCGGAGAAGCCGGAGGAGCAGGCATGA
- a CDS encoding SCO1431 family membrane protein, giving the protein MTATTAENRTHSRARTGGPEDGPKILEHVLGWTLVVLLAVFVTQAGLM; this is encoded by the coding sequence ATGACCGCGACCACAGCCGAGAACCGGACCCACTCCCGCGCCCGCACCGGCGGACCCGAGGACGGCCCGAAGATCCTGGAGCACGTCCTGGGCTGGACGCTCGTCGTCCTCCTCGCCGTGTTCGTCACCCAGGCGGGACTCATGTGA
- a CDS encoding helix-turn-helix domain-containing protein: MFDGEGVTVSRWIQHRRLEETLRELSRRGGVSRPAVAVVGKRWGYGNAAHFSRSFPAAYGISPSNRTDRPVRPS; the protein is encoded by the coding sequence ATGTTCGACGGTGAGGGCGTCACCGTCAGCCGCTGGATACAGCACCGACGGCTGGAGGAGACCCTGCGTGAGCTGAGCCGCCGGGGCGGGGTGTCCCGGCCTGCCGTGGCCGTGGTGGGCAAGCGCTGGGGTTACGGCAATGCGGCGCACTTCAGCCGGAGTTTCCCTGCGGCGTACGGCATCTCCCCCAGCAACCGGACCGACAGGCCCGTCCGCCCGTCCTGA